From Butyricimonas paravirosa, one genomic window encodes:
- a CDS encoding SusC/RagA family TonB-linked outer membrane protein, whose protein sequence is MKGKYVFRRILWGLLFVFMFWGSVFAQQKKLTINLKNGSFAQLTDQIKKQSDYTFFFNNAMVMNLKKMTIQVKEVTLDSVLNIALKGSDLTYKIKDKTVILYAKGTPEAASKTVKIQGQVNDEEGAALPGVNVFIKGTTVGTVTGIDGNYSLVVPDVMGMEVVFTFIGKKTKEIKYTGDRFMNVVLKDSYNEMDEVQVRARANINEIDVRAKTGVVNEVDVRRMNNKPVLDIALALQGMAPGLIVTNKGDLGSKPEIRIRGTSSLRAGDAANEPLYVLDGQVISSDAFLTLNPNDIKEIKVLKDAAACALYGIKAANGVLEITSQRGTAGKMVYNYSFSGGVTFRGRRGVDMMDSREKLELERRLENTATPGYRYSEDYYRKYHANDPNLQSLIARGQQILDSLSRINTDWFKELLRNNFYQEHNLSARGGTEQTSFYASLNYSQQGGRIPGNDIKRVTARLSVDQEITPKLYASLSVNGGYSLTNTPNGTSYSPTDLVYQLNPYETKDVNSELVSFPGRTYADLFNQYSEESSDKRAGVSGSINFRGIEGLEIAAVAGIDYVLSEKLGITPPTAYSEITSGIPERERGKLTKDKNTTMNLSSNVRVTYNRAFGKHDLTLGANFDFYSDRYDNLGITGYGLTKKMQSASGVNQSIEGNRKPSFTSKNEKTAQLGIGVLAGYSWNNIYDLFGTYKSDASSILPSDKRWNSAWAVGAGWSLKNYPFLQDNGVLTELKLRASYGCTASLQGVSPSSAVATFQYSEDSYGDDQLLSLMGLYNADLKPEQTIDIDAGISLGLWNRVTLNAGWYRRRTKDALLDVPIPASNGFTTLKRNIGILENSGVEGELYVKVVDRNNWRMSGRLNLAYNQNKVVDLYHTDCLYTSEYDMVPSFEVGKSYDMIYGPVSLGINPMTGLPVFRGADGQEIAATEKLTREDMVALGHSTPPYSGSFFYSVSYGNFDLDVDFYFVFGGKKAYSFSYVREVSDANYNAIKGQVENMWFQEGDENKIYHRPYYSSAAVDNLKLYANSRTVGSSDYLRMSSLSLRYRLPYWLIEKTKNVIQYASVAFQASNLFTLTRYKESDPESGSLVGTQQPVFTLNLSVSF, encoded by the coding sequence ATGAAAGGTAAGTATGTTTTCAGGCGTATTTTATGGGGCTTGTTGTTCGTGTTTATGTTTTGGGGGAGTGTGTTTGCCCAACAGAAAAAACTAACAATTAATTTGAAGAATGGTTCATTTGCCCAGTTGACAGACCAAATCAAGAAACAGTCAGATTACACCTTTTTCTTTAACAATGCAATGGTTATGAACTTGAAGAAAATGACTATTCAGGTGAAAGAAGTTACGTTGGATTCTGTGTTGAATATTGCCTTGAAGGGTTCAGATCTTACCTATAAAATAAAGGACAAGACAGTTATATTATATGCAAAAGGAACTCCGGAGGCGGCTTCCAAAACGGTCAAGATCCAAGGACAGGTGAATGATGAAGAGGGGGCAGCATTACCGGGAGTAAATGTTTTTATCAAAGGAACAACGGTGGGTACCGTGACAGGAATAGACGGGAATTATTCATTGGTCGTACCTGACGTGATGGGTATGGAGGTCGTGTTTACCTTTATCGGTAAAAAGACAAAAGAGATTAAATATACGGGCGATCGTTTTATGAATGTCGTGTTGAAGGATAGTTATAACGAGATGGACGAAGTACAGGTAAGGGCCCGGGCAAATATTAACGAGATTGATGTGCGGGCTAAAACGGGGGTGGTGAATGAAGTGGATGTCCGGCGCATGAACAATAAACCCGTGTTGGATATAGCGCTTGCCCTACAAGGTATGGCTCCGGGATTAATTGTGACCAACAAAGGAGATTTGGGTAGTAAACCGGAAATTCGTATTCGCGGAACGTCTTCTTTGCGGGCGGGAGATGCGGCAAACGAACCTTTGTATGTTCTGGATGGTCAAGTGATTTCATCAGATGCTTTTTTAACTTTGAATCCCAATGATATAAAGGAGATTAAAGTGTTGAAAGATGCTGCGGCTTGTGCGCTGTATGGAATCAAGGCGGCAAACGGGGTGCTGGAAATCACCTCCCAACGAGGTACGGCCGGGAAAATGGTATATAATTATAGTTTCAGTGGGGGTGTGACTTTTCGGGGACGTCGGGGGGTAGATATGATGGATTCGAGAGAAAAGCTGGAATTAGAACGTCGACTGGAAAATACAGCAACTCCGGGGTATCGATACAGTGAAGATTACTATCGGAAATATCATGCGAATGATCCGAATTTGCAGAGTTTAATTGCCAGAGGGCAGCAAATACTGGATTCCTTGTCACGTATTAATACGGACTGGTTCAAAGAGTTATTGCGTAATAATTTCTATCAGGAACATAATTTGAGTGCGAGAGGGGGAACGGAACAAACCAGTTTTTATGCCTCTTTGAATTATTCGCAACAGGGAGGGCGTATTCCCGGAAACGATATTAAGCGGGTAACGGCACGGTTGAGCGTGGATCAGGAGATAACCCCAAAGTTGTATGCATCTTTGAGTGTCAATGGCGGGTATTCCCTCACGAACACGCCGAATGGTACGAGTTATTCTCCGACGGATTTAGTGTATCAGTTGAATCCTTATGAAACGAAAGATGTGAACTCGGAGTTGGTTTCCTTTCCGGGAAGAACGTACGCAGATTTGTTCAACCAATATAGTGAAGAATCATCAGATAAACGGGCCGGTGTTTCAGGAAGTATAAACTTTCGGGGAATCGAAGGGTTGGAGATTGCTGCCGTCGCAGGTATTGATTACGTGTTGTCGGAGAAACTGGGAATTACGCCTCCGACTGCGTATTCTGAAATTACAAGCGGTATTCCGGAGCGGGAACGGGGAAAATTGACAAAAGATAAAAATACTACTATGAATCTGTCTTCGAATGTACGTGTGACTTATAATCGGGCATTTGGAAAACATGATTTGACTTTGGGAGCGAATTTTGACTTTTATTCCGATCGCTATGATAATTTGGGAATTACAGGTTATGGATTGACTAAGAAGATGCAGTCCGCATCAGGTGTAAATCAATCAATAGAGGGTAACCGGAAACCATCATTCACTTCAAAGAATGAGAAGACGGCTCAGCTCGGTATAGGAGTTTTAGCCGGATATTCCTGGAATAATATCTATGATTTGTTCGGAACATATAAGAGTGATGCATCTTCCATATTACCTAGTGATAAACGTTGGAATTCCGCTTGGGCAGTCGGAGCCGGATGGTCGTTGAAGAATTATCCTTTTTTGCAGGATAATGGGGTATTGACTGAGTTGAAATTAAGAGCATCCTACGGTTGCACGGCAAGTTTACAGGGCGTCTCTCCTTCGTCGGCAGTGGCTACGTTTCAATATTCCGAGGATTCGTATGGGGACGATCAGTTGTTGTCATTGATGGGGTTGTATAATGCCGATTTAAAACCGGAACAGACCATTGATATTGATGCGGGAATTTCCCTGGGATTATGGAATCGGGTGACGCTGAATGCCGGATGGTATCGCCGTCGTACAAAAGATGCTTTGCTGGATGTACCTATCCCGGCCTCGAACGGGTTTACTACGTTGAAACGGAATATCGGTATTCTGGAAAATAGCGGTGTCGAGGGTGAATTGTATGTAAAAGTAGTGGACCGGAACAACTGGCGGATGTCCGGGCGTTTGAATCTTGCCTACAATCAGAATAAGGTCGTGGATTTGTATCACACGGACTGCCTGTACACGTCAGAGTATGATATGGTTCCTAGTTTTGAGGTTGGAAAATCGTATGATATGATATATGGTCCCGTGTCATTAGGGATTAATCCGATGACGGGGCTTCCGGTATTTCGGGGAGCTGATGGACAAGAGATTGCCGCGACGGAAAAACTGACACGAGAGGATATGGTTGCCTTGGGACATTCCACCCCGCCTTATTCCGGTAGCTTTTTTTACTCGGTGTCCTATGGTAACTTTGATCTGGATGTGGATTTTTACTTCGTGTTCGGAGGCAAGAAGGCGTACAGTTTTTCATACGTGCGAGAGGTAAGCGATGCTAATTATAATGCGATCAAAGGGCAGGTAGAGAATATGTGGTTTCAAGAAGGAGATGAAAATAAGATTTACCATCGTCCCTATTATTCCTCGGCAGCCGTGGATAATCTGAAATTGTATGCTAACAGCCGTACCGTGGGAAGTAGTGATTATTTGCGAATGTCTTCCTTGTCATTGAGATATAGATTGCCTTATTGGTTGATCGAGAAGACAAAGAATGTGATTCAATACGCGTCGGTTGCTTTTCAGGCATCCAATCTATTTACCTTGACCCGTTACAAGGAGTCAGACCCAGAATCCGGTTCGTTAGTGGGGACGCAACAACCGGTATTTACGTTGAATTTGAGTGTAAGTTTTTAA
- a CDS encoding FecR family protein produces the protein MDKEENALRISEFISKSLGDCLEEGELQELEKWLTEDERHRELFALWSSTELMERKAEVYERLDYMRAWEKFRKVRQDKLSARRRRIKITWMKYAAMFIVPLGIAVALLSKEDIKEEKTEEPITVKAGKSQAVLVLSSGERQVLDWGERSIEDGGMKISADSGRISYDGKSLSGAGVQDAFHMLEVPRGGEYFMTLEDGTKVWLNAATRLKYPVVFASGIRKVILEGEAYFEVARDISRPFVVETVQAKVSVLGTSFDVCAYAEEGKTWTTLEEGVVEVESMDKGEKVRMVPGEQVCLTGGKGMEKYKVETALFTAWRSGRLVFKDMRLEDLMRNLARWYDVKVEFYREEAKDIVFTGDVKKYEDLNEVLEIIELTSDVHFTIEGQSIIVH, from the coding sequence ATGGATAAGGAAGAAAATGCACTTAGAATATCAGAGTTTATTTCCAAGTCTTTAGGTGATTGTTTGGAAGAAGGGGAATTGCAGGAGTTGGAAAAATGGTTGACGGAGGACGAGCGCCATCGGGAGTTGTTTGCTCTGTGGAGTTCGACCGAGCTGATGGAGCGTAAGGCGGAAGTATACGAGCGTTTGGATTATATGAGGGCATGGGAAAAATTTAGAAAAGTGAGACAGGATAAACTATCTGCAAGGCGTAGAAGGATAAAGATTACATGGATGAAGTACGCGGCTATGTTTATCGTTCCATTGGGAATTGCGGTTGCGTTACTTTCCAAGGAGGACATAAAAGAAGAGAAGACGGAGGAACCGATAACGGTGAAAGCTGGGAAATCTCAAGCCGTATTAGTCTTGTCGTCGGGAGAAAGGCAGGTCCTGGATTGGGGAGAAAGAAGTATAGAGGACGGGGGAATGAAGATTAGTGCGGATTCCGGGCGGATCAGTTATGATGGCAAATCGCTGTCGGGTGCGGGCGTGCAAGATGCATTTCATATGTTGGAGGTTCCGCGGGGAGGAGAGTATTTTATGACTTTAGAGGATGGGACCAAAGTGTGGTTGAATGCAGCGACACGATTGAAATATCCGGTGGTATTTGCAAGCGGGATTCGTAAGGTGATTTTGGAAGGAGAGGCTTATTTCGAGGTCGCTCGTGATATAAGTCGTCCTTTTGTGGTAGAAACCGTGCAGGCTAAAGTGAGCGTGTTGGGAACTTCTTTTGATGTGTGTGCTTACGCGGAAGAGGGCAAAACGTGGACAACTTTGGAGGAAGGTGTGGTAGAGGTAGAATCTATGGATAAAGGAGAAAAGGTGAGAATGGTGCCGGGCGAACAGGTTTGTTTGACCGGGGGGAAAGGAATGGAAAAATACAAGGTGGAGACAGCATTGTTTACTGCTTGGAGATCGGGACGTTTGGTCTTTAAAGATATGCGTCTGGAGGATCTGATGCGTAATCTGGCACGGTGGTATGATGTGAAAGTCGAATTCTACCGAGAAGAGGCGAAAGATATTGTATTTACCGGTGATGTAAAGAAATATGAAGATTTGAACGAGGTGTTGGAGATCATCGAGCTTACGAGTGACGTGCATTTCACGATAGAAGGACAAAGTATTATTGTACATTGA
- a CDS encoding sigma-70 family RNA polymerase sigma factor has protein sequence MDQRDLLLDYLHQGKEKAYELLYHYYYVPLVLFAGKYVGNEEVAKDIVQEFFISLLDKEMAFDNRIALKVYLYTGVRNKSLNYLRHLKIRRQYEMKMLEEGENQEVFLERMMEEDVFARILTTIEQLPPQCGKVMSLTLKGYKISEVAELMGISLETAKEYKKDGKKRLYNKLKGGIYSIFIGILFS, from the coding sequence ATGGATCAGCGTGACCTGTTATTGGATTATTTGCACCAAGGGAAAGAGAAGGCGTACGAGTTACTCTATCACTATTATTATGTTCCATTGGTTTTGTTTGCGGGGAAGTATGTGGGGAATGAAGAGGTTGCAAAAGATATTGTGCAGGAGTTCTTTATATCGCTGCTTGATAAAGAGATGGCGTTTGATAATCGGATTGCGCTGAAAGTATATTTATATACGGGAGTGAGAAACAAATCCTTGAATTATTTACGTCATTTAAAGATCAGAAGACAATATGAAATGAAAATGTTGGAAGAGGGGGAGAATCAAGAGGTGTTTTTAGAGCGAATGATGGAAGAGGATGTGTTTGCACGAATTTTAACTACCATAGAACAGTTGCCACCGCAATGCGGAAAAGTTATGTCGTTGACGTTAAAAGGGTATAAAATCTCAGAAGTGGCGGAGTTAATGGGAATTTCTCTGGAAACGGCAAAAGAGTATAAAAAGGACGGTAAAAAGAGATTGTATAATAAATTAAAAGGTGGCATATACTCAATATTTATAGGTATTCTTTTCTCGTAA
- a CDS encoding helix-turn-helix domain-containing protein: MIQTKADYIHARIAEGEHQQQDFKFEISDARKIAKSLSAFSNTDGGRLLVGVKDNGKIAGVRSEEEIYMIEAAAKLYCKPQIDCEMHVHTVEGRTVLEVIVPPGEQKPYCAKDHDNRWWAYIRVRDENILATPVHIKVWQQAGTPKGVFVHYTETEQMLLDYLSSHDSITLNQYCRMAKISRPKAENTLAKFIRFELVEPYFDGQRFLFRQNEKSS, translated from the coding sequence ATGATTCAAACAAAAGCCGACTACATACACGCCCGAATTGCAGAGGGAGAACACCAGCAACAGGATTTCAAATTCGAGATTTCCGATGCCCGCAAGATCGCTAAATCCCTTTCCGCATTCTCCAACACCGACGGGGGACGATTACTCGTAGGAGTAAAGGATAACGGCAAGATTGCCGGGGTTCGCTCGGAAGAGGAGATTTACATGATCGAGGCTGCCGCAAAACTTTACTGCAAACCGCAAATAGATTGTGAAATGCACGTCCACACCGTGGAAGGACGTACTGTTCTCGAAGTCATTGTTCCACCGGGAGAACAGAAACCCTATTGTGCCAAGGATCACGATAACCGCTGGTGGGCCTACATCCGGGTTCGGGATGAAAACATACTTGCCACCCCCGTACATATCAAAGTATGGCAACAAGCCGGAACCCCGAAAGGAGTATTCGTACATTACACGGAAACAGAACAAATGTTACTGGATTACCTTTCTTCACACGACTCAATCACCCTGAACCAGTACTGCCGTATGGCAAAAATATCCCGTCCCAAGGCAGAAAACACGCTAGCCAAATTCATCCGGTTTGAACTCGTCGAACCGTATTTTGACGGGCAGCGTTTCCTTTTCAGACAAAACGAAAAGAGTTCATGA
- the lpxB gene encoding lipid-A-disaccharide synthase: MKYYVIAGEASGDLHASNLIKGLRKFDLDAKVRGWGGDLMREAGCEIVRHYKDTAIMGFLTVLKNLDKIKANIDACHQDILVWQPDVVILVDYGGFNLRVAKFIKDANIPVFYYISPKIWAWNTGRVKKIKRLVDRMFVIFPFEVDFYARYDYPVQYAGNPLVDAIHDRPFKNETFNEFVQVNGLSGKPIIALVAGSRSQELKHVLPKMLTMVKHFPDHEFVIAGAPSMSDEDYAPYLQDVKVRIIYGQTYRLVRQARAALVTSGTATLETAILRTPQVVCYSGEGGALSYFLFKTFVKVKYISLVNLIAGREVVTELLMQKLNEKNLLRELSAILPEGGKRHQMLDGYDEVNEKLGDAGASERFARMMIDELSQFRE; encoded by the coding sequence ATGAAATACTACGTTATTGCGGGAGAGGCATCGGGCGATTTGCACGCCTCTAATCTGATTAAGGGATTGAGAAAGTTTGACCTGGATGCAAAGGTCCGCGGGTGGGGAGGTGATTTGATGCGGGAGGCCGGATGTGAGATTGTTCGTCATTACAAGGACACGGCCATCATGGGTTTCCTGACAGTCTTGAAAAATCTGGACAAGATTAAGGCAAATATCGACGCTTGTCACCAGGATATTCTGGTATGGCAGCCGGATGTCGTGATTCTTGTGGATTACGGTGGTTTTAATCTCCGGGTGGCTAAATTTATCAAGGATGCGAATATTCCCGTGTTCTATTATATTTCCCCGAAAATCTGGGCTTGGAACACGGGACGGGTGAAGAAGATCAAGCGGTTGGTGGATCGTATGTTCGTGATTTTCCCGTTTGAAGTAGATTTTTATGCCCGGTATGATTATCCCGTGCAGTATGCCGGAAATCCGTTGGTGGATGCTATTCACGACCGTCCTTTCAAGAACGAAACATTTAATGAGTTCGTGCAGGTAAATGGCTTGTCCGGTAAACCGATCATCGCTTTGGTGGCAGGCAGTCGTTCGCAGGAATTGAAACACGTGTTGCCGAAGATGCTGACTATGGTAAAACATTTTCCCGATCATGAGTTCGTGATAGCGGGAGCCCCGTCAATGAGTGACGAGGATTATGCACCTTATTTGCAAGACGTGAAGGTTCGGATAATTTACGGGCAGACCTACCGGTTGGTACGACAGGCTCGTGCAGCTTTGGTCACGTCAGGAACGGCCACGCTGGAAACTGCGATCTTGCGGACACCTCAAGTGGTTTGTTACAGCGGGGAAGGGGGGGCGTTGAGTTATTTCCTGTTTAAGACCTTTGTTAAAGTGAAATATATTTCGTTGGTCAACCTGATTGCCGGGCGAGAAGTGGTGACCGAATTATTGATGCAGAAATTGAACGAGAAGAACCTGTTGCGGGAACTCTCGGCAATCCTTCCGGAAGGAGGGAAACGACATCAGATGTTGGACGGGTATGATGAGGTGAACGAGAAATTGGGTGATGCCGGGGCATCCGAACGATTTGCCCGAATGATGATTGACGAGTTATCCCAGTTCCGTGAGTGA
- a CDS encoding helix-turn-helix domain-containing protein → MDEILKIDTIEQYNNLFGFQTLHPLVSLVDFDAPERQENYRMTIGFYGIFLKETKGCVINYGKSNYDYDDETVVSFAPGQTVGFTRIEGVPPKSIGLLFHPDFIRGTSLGQKIKKYTFFSYEANEALHLSVEERLVVTNCLSIVRSELQHAIDKHTKGLICTNIELLLDYCMRFYERQFITRQNMNLDVLSRFERLIDDYLDSDLVEKNGVPSVQYFADKICLSPNYFGDLVKKETGKSAKEYIQLKMLDVAKEYLLHPEKSITQVAYKLGFQYPQHFVRFFKRYEGITPSQYRVSS, encoded by the coding sequence ATGGACGAAATACTGAAAATAGACACGATCGAACAATATAATAACTTGTTTGGTTTTCAAACACTACACCCACTAGTGAGTTTGGTTGACTTCGACGCTCCCGAACGCCAAGAAAACTACCGGATGACCATCGGTTTCTATGGTATTTTCCTAAAAGAAACCAAGGGCTGCGTGATCAACTACGGGAAAAGCAACTACGATTACGACGACGAAACTGTCGTCAGTTTTGCCCCCGGACAGACAGTAGGTTTTACCCGGATTGAAGGAGTTCCTCCTAAATCCATCGGTTTGCTGTTCCACCCGGATTTCATACGTGGTACGTCATTAGGGCAAAAAATCAAGAAATACACGTTTTTTTCTTACGAGGCAAACGAGGCTCTCCACCTTTCAGTAGAGGAGCGCTTGGTCGTAACCAATTGCCTGTCTATCGTACGTTCGGAATTACAACACGCCATCGATAAACACACGAAAGGACTGATCTGCACGAACATCGAGCTACTTTTGGACTATTGTATGCGTTTTTACGAACGGCAGTTCATCACCCGGCAAAACATGAATCTGGATGTACTAAGCCGATTCGAAAGATTGATTGATGACTACCTCGATTCTGATCTTGTGGAAAAAAACGGTGTTCCCTCCGTACAATATTTCGCCGACAAGATTTGCCTGTCTCCCAATTATTTCGGTGATCTGGTAAAAAAAGAAACGGGAAAATCGGCAAAAGAATATATCCAGTTAAAAATGCTCGATGTAGCCAAGGAATATTTGTTGCATCCCGAAAAGAGCATCACGCAAGTTGCTTACAAACTGGGATTTCAATACCCACAACACTTCGTTCGTTTTTTCAAAAGGTACGAAGGCATTACCCCCAGTCAATACCGGGTTAGCAGTTGA
- a CDS encoding DUF3791 domain-containing protein, which produces MAYFLSFCIEQYKMKQELSGEEAISLFEKYNVLSYLSDNFEVLHTQSQQWLMEEIKEYITKQKKANQ; this is translated from the coding sequence ATAGCCTATTTCCTTTCATTTTGTATTGAACAATACAAAATGAAACAAGAATTATCTGGTGAAGAGGCGATTAGCTTGTTCGAAAAATATAACGTCTTATCATACTTATCGGATAACTTTGAAGTATTACATACACAAAGTCAACAATGGCTGATGGAAGAAATCAAAGAATACATTACCAAACAAAAGAAGGCAAATCAATGA
- the mtaB gene encoding tRNA (N(6)-L-threonylcarbamoyladenosine(37)-C(2))-methylthiotransferase MtaB, translating into MNIVGKRVAYITLGCKLNFSETSTIKHSLEQEGAVTVGEKDGADIFVINTCSVTDIAEKKGRQMIRKIIHRNPGAYIVVVGCYAQLRAREIMDIEGVHLVLNARDKFNVAHYLNHLEEQERHEPHSCDIFGVKNFDLAYSYGDRTRCFLKIQDGCDYFCSYCTIPFARGRSRSAAIQDVIKAARDVASKGIKEIILTGVNTGDFGRETGETFLDLIRTLDELEEIQRFRISSIEPNLLTDNIIHFVASSRRFMPHFHVPLQSGSNEVLHLMRRRYERELFAEKVQEIKTLIPDAFIGVDVIAGMRGETPEAFEDARQFIAGLDVSQLHVFPYSERSGTKALDIPYIVPQAEKHRRVNVLLDISEQKLHDFYTAHVGQTRPVLFEESDIAGSIGGFTDNYIRVEVPYDPSLANRIVPVELKTDIFGS; encoded by the coding sequence ATGAACATTGTAGGGAAGAGAGTGGCATACATCACATTAGGATGCAAGTTGAATTTCTCCGAAACCTCCACGATCAAGCACAGCCTTGAACAAGAAGGAGCCGTGACTGTGGGAGAAAAAGATGGTGCAGATATATTCGTGATTAACACATGTAGCGTCACGGATATTGCTGAGAAAAAAGGACGGCAGATGATCCGGAAAATCATCCACCGAAACCCCGGAGCCTACATTGTTGTGGTTGGTTGTTATGCCCAACTCAGAGCGCGAGAAATCATGGACATTGAAGGTGTCCACCTGGTACTCAACGCACGAGACAAGTTCAACGTGGCCCACTATTTGAACCACCTCGAAGAACAGGAACGGCACGAACCACATTCTTGCGATATTTTCGGGGTTAAAAACTTCGATCTTGCTTACTCGTACGGGGACAGAACCCGGTGTTTCCTGAAAATTCAAGACGGATGCGACTATTTCTGTTCTTACTGTACAATTCCCTTCGCTCGCGGACGTAGCCGCAGTGCTGCCATTCAAGACGTGATCAAGGCAGCCCGTGACGTGGCATCCAAGGGTATCAAGGAAATCATTCTCACGGGAGTAAACACGGGAGATTTCGGGAGAGAGACAGGGGAAACATTCCTCGACTTGATACGGACTCTGGATGAGCTGGAAGAAATCCAGCGTTTCCGGATCTCCTCCATCGAACCCAACCTACTGACAGATAACATCATTCATTTCGTGGCCTCCTCCCGGCGTTTCATGCCACACTTCCACGTACCTCTTCAATCCGGAAGTAACGAAGTGTTACACTTAATGAGGCGACGCTACGAACGAGAACTTTTTGCCGAGAAAGTGCAGGAAATCAAGACACTTATTCCCGATGCCTTTATCGGGGTGGACGTGATTGCCGGAATGCGCGGAGAAACACCGGAGGCCTTCGAAGATGCCCGCCAATTCATTGCCGGACTGGATGTTTCCCAGTTACACGTGTTCCCTTATTCGGAACGTTCCGGAACAAAAGCACTGGACATCCCGTATATAGTCCCGCAAGCGGAAAAGCATCGTCGGGTGAACGTACTCCTAGACATTTCCGAACAGAAGTTGCACGATTTCTACACGGCACACGTGGGACAAACCCGTCCGGTGCTGTTTGAAGAAAGCGACATTGCCGGATCAATCGGCGGATTCACGGACAACTACATCCGGGTGGAAGTCCCCTATGACCCTTCCCTCGCGAACCGGATCGTGCCCGTGGAGCTAAAAACCGACATTTTCGGCTCGTAA
- a CDS encoding GDP-mannose 4,6-dehydratase: MNVLVTGTAGFIGFYLVQKLLDAGHTVYGIDSINHYYDVALKHDRLHACGIDHPVPDKEIVSSLNTNYTFCQLDLCDAEAIHKLFTTHAFDCVVNLAAQAGVRYSLKHPESYVQSNVMGFINLLESCKKTNCKKFIYASSSSVYGNNQSVPFKETDTVDHPISIYAATKKSDELMANAYAHLYGIQTIGLRFFTVYGPFGRPDMAPMLFANAIQHDEVIRIFNNGNLSRDFTYIEDIVTGIEKIVSTPGILREDVPGTPATIYNIGHGTPIQLMDFVHLLEKNLGKEARKEFVGMQPGDVYQTWADTTRLQEDYGYTPQISLETGITRFAEWFKSYNK; this comes from the coding sequence ATGAATGTCTTAGTTACTGGAACAGCGGGGTTTATCGGTTTTTATCTTGTTCAGAAATTACTGGATGCAGGACACACCGTTTATGGAATCGATTCTATCAACCATTATTACGATGTTGCCTTGAAACACGACCGCCTGCACGCCTGTGGCATAGACCATCCCGTTCCCGACAAAGAAATCGTATCTTCCCTGAACACGAATTACACGTTCTGCCAGTTGGACCTGTGTGACGCCGAGGCCATTCATAAATTATTCACCACACATGCTTTCGACTGCGTGGTGAACCTTGCCGCACAAGCCGGAGTACGGTATAGCTTGAAACACCCGGAAAGTTACGTGCAAAGTAACGTGATGGGATTCATTAATTTACTGGAATCCTGTAAAAAGACGAACTGTAAGAAATTCATATACGCCTCGTCCTCTTCCGTCTACGGGAACAATCAATCCGTTCCTTTCAAGGAGACGGACACCGTGGATCACCCGATCAGCATTTACGCTGCCACGAAAAAGAGTGACGAGTTGATGGCAAATGCCTACGCTCATCTCTACGGCATACAAACCATCGGTTTACGATTTTTCACGGTATACGGTCCCTTCGGGCGTCCGGATATGGCTCCCATGCTTTTTGCCAACGCCATTCAACATGACGAGGTGATTCGCATTTTTAATAACGGGAATCTCTCCAGAGATTTCACCTATATCGAAGACATCGTGACAGGAATCGAGAAAATCGTGTCAACACCTGGAATCCTGCGGGAAGATGTACCCGGCACCCCCGCCACGATATACAATATCGGACATGGTACCCCCATCCAGCTTATGGACTTCGTCCACTTGCTGGAAAAGAACCTAGGAAAAGAGGCCCGTAAAGAGTTTGTCGGGATGCAACCGGGAGACGTTTACCAAACATGGGCCGATACTACCCGCTTGCAGGAAGACTACGGGTATACCCCGCAAATATCACTCGAAACAGGAATTACCCGCTTTGCCGAATGGTTCAAATCATATAACAAATGA